The Paenibacillus macerans genome includes a window with the following:
- the nirB gene encoding nitrite reductase large subunit NirB, with amino-acid sequence MATAKEKLVVIGNGMAGISTVEQILKLTSKFEITVFGSEPHPNYNRIMLSYVLEGSKTIDDIILNDLNWYRDNGITLHTGTAVARIDKDTKEVVTEDGQRVPYDKVLIATGSTSFILPIPGSDKEGVVGFRDISDCEQMIQAAKTCRKAAVIGGGLLGLEAAKGLVQLGMDVTVVHLMEDLMERQLDHQAAGMLKAELERQGIKFKMGAQTTELLGGSRVSGLRFADGTELEAEFVVMAVGIKPNVAVAKASGIEVNRGIVVNDYLQTSLEGVYSVGECTEHRGVCYGLVAPLFEQGMVLAKHISGVETAPYAGSVVSTKLKISGVDVFSTGEFIDGPEHTVICSKDDWKRTYKKILLKDNVFVGAVLFGDINDSAELQKLIKQKAEMTDELYAALMGTGCCGGGGAKKASVETMADDEIVCGCNGVTKGTIVDAIANQGLTTVDEIKACTGATRSCGGCKPVVEQILQYVLGDGFQSAAKQGICGCTTLSRDEIVAEIKAKGLQTTKEVMNVLGWSQPEGCSKCRPAINYYLGMLYPETHEDEKESRFVNERMSANIQKDGTYTVVPRMYGGVTTPEDLKKIADVSLKYDVKVVKVTGGQRLDLIGVKKEDLPKVWAELDMPSGYAYAKSLRTVKTCVGSQFCRFGTQDSMGMGALLERKFERLDFPAKFKMAVNGCPRNCAESCTKDIGIVGNDGGWEIFIGGNGGIKARLADSLCKVKTDEELIELCAAIMQYYRETGNYLERTSEWVERIGLDNIRAAVVEDAENRKALVERIEFALKQVTDPWKKMLNDEETRGKLFHSLEMSKQAN; translated from the coding sequence ATGGCTACAGCAAAAGAGAAACTGGTCGTGATCGGTAACGGAATGGCGGGCATCAGTACCGTTGAACAAATATTGAAACTAACTTCCAAATTCGAAATAACGGTGTTTGGCAGCGAGCCGCATCCCAACTATAACCGGATCATGCTTTCCTATGTGCTTGAAGGCAGCAAAACGATAGACGATATTATTCTGAACGATTTGAACTGGTATCGCGATAACGGGATTACGCTGCATACCGGAACGGCGGTGGCCCGGATCGACAAGGATACGAAGGAGGTTGTCACGGAGGACGGCCAGCGCGTGCCTTACGATAAGGTGCTGATCGCTACCGGGTCGACTTCGTTTATCCTGCCGATTCCCGGCAGCGATAAGGAAGGCGTGGTCGGCTTCCGCGACATTTCGGACTGCGAGCAAATGATCCAGGCGGCCAAGACTTGCCGCAAAGCGGCGGTCATCGGCGGAGGCCTGCTCGGACTGGAGGCGGCCAAAGGGCTCGTTCAGCTCGGCATGGACGTGACGGTCGTGCATTTAATGGAAGATTTAATGGAGCGTCAGCTGGATCATCAGGCGGCGGGGATGCTAAAAGCGGAACTGGAGCGCCAGGGCATCAAATTTAAAATGGGCGCGCAGACGACCGAACTGCTTGGCGGTTCGCGGGTAAGCGGGCTGCGGTTCGCCGACGGCACGGAACTGGAAGCGGAGTTCGTCGTCATGGCGGTCGGCATCAAGCCGAACGTTGCGGTGGCCAAAGCGAGCGGCATCGAAGTGAACCGCGGGATCGTCGTCAACGACTATTTGCAGACATCGCTGGAGGGCGTTTATTCCGTCGGCGAATGTACGGAGCACCGTGGCGTCTGCTACGGACTGGTCGCTCCGCTGTTTGAGCAGGGCATGGTACTGGCGAAGCATATCAGCGGCGTGGAAACCGCGCCTTACGCCGGTTCGGTCGTTTCGACCAAGCTGAAGATTTCCGGGGTTGACGTTTTTTCGACCGGCGAATTTATCGATGGTCCGGAACATACGGTGATTTGCAGCAAAGACGACTGGAAGCGGACCTACAAAAAAATTCTGCTGAAGGACAACGTTTTTGTCGGCGCGGTGCTGTTTGGCGATATTAACGATTCGGCCGAGCTGCAGAAGCTGATCAAGCAGAAGGCGGAGATGACGGACGAACTGTACGCCGCGCTGATGGGCACGGGCTGCTGCGGCGGCGGCGGAGCCAAGAAAGCTTCGGTGGAAACGATGGCGGACGACGAAATCGTCTGCGGCTGCAATGGGGTAACCAAAGGCACGATCGTCGACGCGATTGCCAATCAGGGTTTGACGACCGTCGACGAGATCAAAGCCTGCACCGGGGCAACCCGCTCCTGCGGAGGCTGCAAGCCGGTGGTTGAGCAAATTTTGCAATACGTGCTGGGAGACGGGTTTCAGTCGGCGGCGAAACAGGGCATCTGCGGTTGCACGACGCTGAGCCGCGATGAAATTGTGGCGGAGATCAAGGCGAAAGGGCTGCAGACGACCAAAGAAGTGATGAACGTGCTTGGCTGGAGCCAGCCTGAAGGCTGCTCGAAATGCCGCCCGGCCATCAACTATTATCTCGGCATGCTGTACCCGGAAACGCACGAGGACGAAAAAGAATCGCGCTTCGTCAACGAGCGGATGAGCGCCAACATCCAAAAGGACGGAACCTATACGGTTGTTCCGCGGATGTACGGCGGTGTGACGACGCCGGAGGATCTGAAGAAAATCGCCGACGTATCGCTGAAATACGATGTGAAAGTCGTTAAGGTCACCGGCGGCCAGCGGCTGGACTTGATCGGCGTGAAAAAAGAAGATCTGCCGAAAGTGTGGGCCGAGCTCGACATGCCGTCGGGGTACGCCTACGCCAAATCGCTCCGCACGGTGAAAACCTGCGTCGGTTCGCAGTTCTGCCGGTTCGGCACCCAGGATTCGATGGGCATGGGCGCGCTGCTTGAACGGAAATTCGAACGGCTCGACTTTCCGGCCAAATTCAAGATGGCGGTAAACGGCTGCCCGCGCAACTGCGCCGAATCGTGCACGAAAGATATCGGGATCGTCGGCAACGACGGCGGATGGGAGATCTTTATCGGCGGCAACGGGGGGATCAAGGCCCGGCTTGCGGATTCGCTGTGCAAGGTGAAGACCGACGAGGAACTGATCGAGCTGTGCGCAGCCATCATGCAGTATTACCGCGAGACCGGCAATTATCTGGAAAGAACGTCGGAGTGGGTTGAACGGATAGGGCTGGACAATATCCGCGCGGCGGTAGTGGAAGACGCGGAAAACCGCAAAGCGCTGGTGGAGCGTATTGAGTTCGCCTTGAAGCAGGTCACGGATCCGTGGAAGAAGATGCTGAACGACGAAGAAACCCGCGGCAAGCTGTTCCACAGCCTGGAAATGAGTAAACAGGCGAACTAA
- the adhE gene encoding bifunctional acetaldehyde-CoA/alcohol dehydrogenase, which yields MAVKNEATTKAQPTPEAYIQTLIDKAKKASEAFMSMTQEQIDAIVQAMALAGLDKHMHLAKMAVEETGRGVYEDKIIKNMFATEYIYHSIKYDKTVGVIEDNDFDSFQKIAEPVGIIMGITPVTNPTSTTIFKSLIAIKTRNPIIFGFHPSAQNCSAEAAKILLEAAVKHGAPADCIQWIENPSMDRTNALMNHPDVACILATGGSAMVKAAYSCGKPALGVGPGNVPCFIEKSANLDQAVNDLILSKTFDNGMICASEQAVIIEEPIFDQVKKKMIANGCYFVNKDEAAKLTAGAIIADKCAVNPAIVGQPATKIAEMCGIDVPAGTKILVAEIEGVGPKFPLSAEKLSPVLACYKVKNAEQGIERALEVVQFGGMGHSSVIHSNNQEVIQKFSDRMPTCRILVNQPSSQGGIGDIYNSNLPSLTLGCGSYGRNSTSSNVTAVNLINVKRVNRRTVNMQWFKVPSKIYFEKNSTQYLAKMPDISRVMIVTDPMMVKLGYVERVEHYLRQRQTPVAIEVFADVEPDPSTTTVERGTEMMAKFQPDCIIALGGGSAMDAAKGMWLFYEYPDEDFFNLKQKFMDIRKRLYKYPRLGQKAKFVAIPTTSGTGSEVTSFSVITDKINGNTKYPLADYELTPDVAIIDPVFVYSLPKTAVADTGMDVLTHAIEAYVSVMANDYTDGLCIKAIQLVFQYLEKSALTGDELAREKMHNASTIAGMAFSNAFLGINHSLAHKWGGEFHTAHGRTNAILMPHVIRYNAKKPTKFAAWPKYTHFVADERYAEIARILGLPARTTEEGVKSLINAIRDLNRKLGIPETFQDLGFDPKVFESRVDYLADRAFEDQCTTANPKLPLVTELAEVYRDAFYGRFED from the coding sequence ATGGCCGTAAAGAATGAAGCGACAACAAAAGCCCAGCCCACCCCGGAAGCTTACATCCAAACCTTGATTGACAAAGCGAAAAAGGCTTCCGAAGCGTTCATGAGCATGACGCAGGAGCAGATCGACGCAATCGTGCAGGCGATGGCCCTGGCGGGGCTCGACAAGCACATGCATTTGGCGAAAATGGCGGTGGAAGAAACAGGGCGCGGGGTCTACGAGGACAAAATCATTAAAAACATGTTCGCCACGGAGTACATTTACCACAGCATCAAGTACGACAAAACGGTAGGCGTTATCGAGGACAACGATTTTGACAGCTTCCAAAAAATCGCCGAGCCTGTCGGCATCATCATGGGGATTACTCCGGTGACGAACCCGACGTCGACCACGATTTTTAAATCGCTGATTGCGATAAAAACACGCAACCCGATCATCTTCGGCTTCCATCCGTCCGCTCAGAACTGCAGCGCGGAAGCCGCTAAAATATTACTGGAGGCCGCAGTGAAGCACGGGGCGCCCGCCGACTGCATCCAGTGGATCGAAAATCCGTCCATGGACCGCACGAACGCTTTGATGAACCATCCGGATGTGGCCTGCATTCTCGCTACCGGCGGTTCCGCGATGGTAAAAGCGGCTTACAGCTGCGGCAAACCGGCCCTTGGCGTCGGCCCCGGCAACGTGCCTTGCTTCATTGAGAAGAGCGCGAATCTCGATCAGGCCGTCAACGATCTGATTCTTTCCAAAACTTTCGACAACGGCATGATCTGCGCATCCGAGCAAGCGGTCATCATTGAAGAACCGATATTCGATCAGGTGAAAAAGAAAATGATCGCGAACGGCTGCTATTTCGTGAACAAAGATGAAGCGGCAAAACTGACGGCGGGCGCGATCATCGCCGACAAATGCGCGGTGAACCCGGCGATTGTTGGACAACCGGCCACGAAGATCGCGGAAATGTGCGGCATCGACGTGCCGGCCGGAACGAAAATTCTCGTCGCCGAAATCGAAGGCGTCGGACCGAAATTCCCGCTTTCTGCGGAGAAGCTTAGCCCGGTGCTCGCTTGCTATAAAGTGAAAAACGCCGAGCAGGGCATCGAACGCGCGTTGGAAGTCGTGCAGTTCGGCGGCATGGGCCACTCTTCGGTCATTCATTCGAACAACCAGGAAGTTATCCAGAAGTTCTCGGACCGGATGCCGACCTGCCGGATTTTGGTGAACCAGCCTTCCTCGCAAGGCGGCATCGGCGACATTTACAACTCGAACCTGCCTTCGCTGACGCTGGGCTGCGGGTCTTACGGACGCAACTCGACTTCGTCGAACGTCACGGCCGTCAATCTGATCAACGTGAAAAGGGTGAACCGTCGTACCGTGAATATGCAGTGGTTTAAAGTGCCGAGCAAAATTTATTTCGAGAAGAATTCGACGCAATATTTGGCGAAAATGCCGGACATCTCCCGCGTCATGATCGTCACCGACCCGATGATGGTGAAGCTGGGTTACGTGGAAAGAGTCGAGCATTATCTCCGCCAACGCCAAACGCCGGTGGCGATCGAAGTGTTCGCGGACGTTGAACCGGATCCTTCGACCACGACGGTGGAACGCGGTACGGAGATGATGGCGAAGTTCCAGCCGGACTGCATTATCGCTCTCGGCGGCGGGTCGGCGATGGACGCAGCGAAAGGGATGTGGCTGTTCTACGAATACCCGGATGAAGATTTCTTTAACCTTAAACAAAAATTCATGGATATCCGCAAACGCCTTTACAAATATCCGCGGCTCGGACAAAAAGCGAAATTCGTGGCGATCCCCACGACCTCGGGTACCGGTTCGGAAGTGACGTCGTTTTCCGTCATCACGGACAAAATCAACGGCAATACGAAATATCCTTTGGCGGATTACGAACTGACGCCGGACGTGGCGATCATCGACCCGGTCTTTGTATACAGCTTGCCGAAAACCGCCGTGGCCGACACGGGCATGGACGTTCTGACGCATGCGATCGAAGCTTATGTATCCGTCATGGCCAACGACTATACGGACGGACTGTGCATTAAAGCGATCCAGCTCGTCTTCCAGTACCTTGAAAAATCGGCGCTGACCGGCGACGAACTGGCCCGCGAGAAGATGCACAACGCTTCCACGATCGCGGGGATGGCGTTCTCGAACGCATTCCTCGGCATCAACCACAGCTTGGCCCATAAATGGGGCGGCGAATTCCATACCGCGCATGGACGGACCAACGCGATTCTGATGCCGCACGTCATCCGCTACAACGCCAAGAAGCCGACGAAATTTGCCGCTTGGCCGAAATACACGCATTTCGTCGCCGACGAACGTTATGCGGAAATCGCCCGCATCTTGGGGCTGCCGGCGCGGACGACGGAAGAAGGCGTGAAGAGCCTGATCAATGCGATCCGCGACCTGAACAGAAAGCTCGGCATTCCGGAAACGTTCCAGGATCTCGGCTTCGATCCGAAAGTGTTCGAATCCCGCGTCGATTATTTGGCCGACCGCGCGTTCGAAGACCAATGTACGACCGCCAATCCGAAGCTGCCGCTGGTGACGGAGCTGGCGGAAGTTTATCGCGACGCTTTCTACGGAAGATTTGAAGATTAA
- the nirD gene encoding nitrite reductase small subunit NirD translates to MNKDMSKEAFFPVGHVEQFLPQIGRVVEAGGRELAVFRLSDGRIFAALNQNPHPKGGPLAEGIVSGHYLYDPLYDWKIDLTTGLVQAPDSGQVPMFPVKVEDGQVWIAASALQEV, encoded by the coding sequence ATGAACAAGGACATGAGTAAAGAGGCATTTTTCCCGGTTGGGCATGTGGAGCAGTTTCTGCCCCAGATCGGGCGCGTGGTGGAAGCGGGAGGCCGCGAACTGGCGGTGTTCCGCCTATCCGACGGGCGCATTTTCGCCGCCCTGAATCAAAACCCGCATCCGAAAGGAGGGCCGCTGGCCGAAGGCATCGTGTCCGGGCATTACCTTTACGATCCGCTGTACGATTGGAAAATCGATCTGACGACAGGCCTTGTCCAGGCCCCGGACAGCGGGCAGGTGCCGATGTTCCCGGTCAAGGTGGAGGACGGACAGGTGTGGATCGCCGCCAGCGCCTTGCAGGAGGTATAG
- a CDS encoding formate/nitrite transporter family protein: protein MYTPNVETIVETAVKKKEKMNESLPRYIVSAMLAGAYVGLGIILIFSIGAPLAAAKSPYQTMLMGMSFGLALTLVVFAGSELFTGNNMFFTASTLARRTTVGDTAKNWTIVFLGNLAGAVVLCLLIVGSGLFKTAAPEHLIFASAAKKMGAPVTELFFRGILCNWLVCLALWMANRSKEDIAKLVLIWWCLYAFIASGYEHSVANMTLLSLSLLLPNHPDTITLAGWFHNMIPVTLGNIIGGGVFVGMAYWFISPVRKKAKQAEDGKAA from the coding sequence ATGTATACGCCAAATGTGGAAACCATCGTAGAAACAGCAGTCAAGAAAAAAGAAAAAATGAACGAAAGCCTTCCGAGGTATATCGTTTCGGCCATGCTTGCCGGCGCTTATGTAGGGCTCGGCATCATTCTCATTTTCAGCATCGGCGCGCCGCTGGCGGCGGCGAAATCGCCGTACCAGACGATGCTGATGGGGATGTCCTTTGGGCTCGCCCTGACGCTGGTCGTTTTTGCCGGTTCGGAGCTGTTTACCGGGAACAATATGTTTTTTACGGCGAGCACGCTGGCGAGGCGAACAACGGTAGGCGATACGGCGAAAAACTGGACGATCGTGTTTCTCGGCAACCTGGCGGGGGCGGTTGTGCTTTGTTTGCTGATCGTCGGCAGCGGGCTGTTCAAAACGGCGGCGCCGGAGCATCTTATTTTTGCCTCTGCCGCGAAGAAGATGGGCGCTCCGGTCACTGAACTGTTTTTTCGCGGCATTTTGTGTAACTGGCTCGTTTGCCTCGCTTTATGGATGGCGAACCGCTCCAAGGAAGATATCGCCAAGCTGGTGCTGATTTGGTGGTGTTTGTACGCCTTTATCGCCAGCGGCTACGAGCACAGCGTGGCCAATATGACGCTGCTCAGTTTGTCGCTGCTTTTGCCGAACCACCCCGACACGATTACGCTCGCGGGCTGGTTTCACAATATGATTCCGGTGACGCTGGGCAATATTATCGGCGGCGGGGTATTTGTGGGCATGGCGTATTGGTTCATATCCCCGGTGCGCAAAAAGGCGAAACAAGCGGAAGATGGAAAGGCAGCATAA
- a CDS encoding Crp/Fnr family transcriptional regulator, with amino-acid sequence MSEIVNATLPRGNTSCFTEQNFNRLLVTMKDKAYPEGTHLFWEGDFSDKLFYIKRGRVKLTKSTDEGKELILYMYGRGDMVGQADPFFSTKHSFTAEVIEDCEIGVIDQKDLEIMICQHCDFAIDFMKWMGIHHRLTQTKFRDLMMYGKPGALCSTLIRLSNTYGEQHGDTILINKKITHTDLSNMIGATRESVNRMLSDLRKKDALEYENGMIVIKDMVMLQDICHCELCPNEICRI; translated from the coding sequence ATGAGTGAAATCGTAAACGCCACCCTGCCCCGCGGTAACACGAGCTGCTTCACAGAACAAAACTTCAACCGCCTTCTCGTTACAATGAAAGATAAAGCATATCCCGAGGGGACGCATTTGTTCTGGGAAGGTGATTTTTCCGATAAACTGTTTTACATCAAACGCGGACGCGTCAAACTGACCAAATCGACCGACGAGGGTAAAGAACTCATTCTGTATATGTACGGACGCGGCGATATGGTCGGCCAGGCCGATCCGTTCTTCAGCACCAAGCACAGCTTCACGGCCGAGGTGATTGAGGATTGCGAAATCGGCGTAATCGATCAGAAAGACCTTGAAATTATGATTTGCCAGCACTGCGATTTTGCGATCGACTTCATGAAATGGATGGGCATCCACCATCGCCTGACGCAGACGAAGTTCCGCGATTTGATGATGTACGGCAAGCCGGGGGCCCTTTGCTCGACGCTGATCCGCCTGAGCAACACGTATGGCGAGCAGCATGGGGACACGATTCTGATCAACAAAAAAATCACCCATACCGACTTGTCCAATATGATCGGGGCTACGCGCGAAAGCGTTAACCGGATGCTCAGCGACCTGCGCAAAAAGGATGCGCTCGAATACGAAAACGGCATGATCGTCATTAAGGATATGGTCATGCTGCAGGATATTTGCCACTGCGAGCTGTGCCCGAACGAAATTTGCCGGATCTGA